TGAACCAAGCATGGCTAGAATGTCTCAGTTTGAAATGGCATGCAGTGTAAATAATGAAAGTGTGTGTACTGTCTGTGTGTAATAACCAGGCTTGAGGCAGCTAAAGATGATTACCGCATCCACTGTGAAGAGCTGGAGAAACAACTAGTGGAGCTTCAGCATCGTAACGATGAACTGACCAGCCTGGCTGAAGAGTCACGTTCGCTTAAAGATGAATTAGACATATTAAGGTGGGTGCCGGGTCATATTTTAACAAGTAGTTTTTGCCAGCATCCTCTTTGGGTGTTTTGGGAAGTCTGtatgattgatttgtttgtttaggaGCTGCTCTGACAGGGCAGTCAAGCTAGAGGCCTCTGTTGAGACGTACAGGAAGAAGTTAGAAGATCTAAGTGACCTCAGACGGCAAGTGAAAGTTCTGGAGGAGAAGAATATGACCTACATGCACAACACAGTCAGCCTTGAAGAGGAGCTACGCAAAGCTAATGCTGCGAGAGCTCAGTTAGAGACATACAAGAGACAGGTATAAACGTgccagcagttttatttttaggaatTCTGAGAAAGGTGATAAGTGAAatataactgtaaaaaataaactctCCATTGTTTTTGGAACTTCAGGGTCAGGAGCTCCACAGGAAACTGTCTGATGAGTCGCGTAGGGCTGATAACCTGGCTTTCGAGATGAAGAAATTTCAGGAGAAATATGATACTTTACTAAAGGAGAAAGAGGTAGGCTGATATATTCACCTGCAATTACTCATACACATGCCAAAACCTTGTGaccattgtgtttgtgtgtgattcatcagaggatcAGCATTGAGCGGGACACTCTCCGAGAGATTAATGAAGAGCTGCGATGCACTCAGGCCCAACAGGCCCAGCTATTACAAGCAGGTATGTTTGCAGATGCCACACCAGGCGATGGTGCCCTGTGCAGCTAGGAAAAGATTGCATTTGAATGAAGACTGTTGCTCACAGACATGAATCAGTGCAGGCGGGCTCTGCTGAGAGTGATAACAGTTCCTCCACTCGTGTGATTCGTTTGGCGTAGCAATTTAAATTCAAGCAAATCTGCTAGTTCAGAGGCAGTACAGTCTGTTAGATTTATATTCTGCCCACAGTGCAGCCTTGAGCTCAGCTCAAACGATCTGTCTGGGTCACTTCACAGCTCAGTAAACACACTCTGAAAATTAAACTTGAACATGTGCTTATTTCACAGGAAAGTATCAAACAGGAAGTCCAAGCCATGATAACCTGGCAGCTGAGATGTTGCCCATTGAGTACAGGTATGTTATATATAGGATGTAAAATATGCAGAATTGCACATTCTTCCATAAATACCATTTACAGggtaaagttgatttttttttaacatctattACGAACATCTATTAAGAAGGAGATGGTTGTGTTTACTACTGTTTTTAATATCACACTTCAAACAGAAGGTGAATAGCAAGACTAGTATTCTGAACATAATGTCTTTGTGATTCACATACATCTTTAGTCCATATAAAATCTTAGCTATCATTGCagtataaatacatgtattttgtaTATGTTGATGTGTATTTCTGCTTCTCCAGGGAGAAGTTCATTCGTCTGCAGCATGAGAACAAGATGTTGCAGCTGCAGCAGGAGGAGTCAGAGAACGAGCGCATAACTGAGCTGCAGGAGCTGCTGGAGGAGTCCCGGCGCGGACGCAGCCAACTGGACACTGAGAACAGGTACAGACTCACATAATATCAAATGTATACTTATCGAACTATAAAGTAGCTTTTCTATATATAAACATGTGTTGCTTATGTGTATTAATTAAACAGAGAAAGAATCAGTGAACTCCAGCAGCAGGTGGAGGATCTGCAGAAGGCCTTGCAGACACAAGGAGCCAAACCTGAAGATGTAAGTGTGTTTGAGCCACTTGGTGGTgctgtttttgcacatttttcgTCAGTGATACATGAGCATGTGTTTTGCAAATTATCTAGTCTTTGATTTCATACTGGAAGTAGTACTTTTCATTAAAAAGTCTCATTGTATGTTTGCTTTCATAAAGTCTCATCTGAAAAGGAAGCTGGATGCTCATATGTAAGTTTAGACATTAATTGATTTCTTTGTTTTAGCCATGTTTGAGCATCTTATGCACTTGGATGgtccttatgttttttttttccagggtgCAGCTGAATGAAGCACAAGATGAAATCATGAAGAAGAAAGAGCTGTTGGAGGACCTCCAGCCAGATGCTACTCAAACCAGTTAGTCTTTAACTTTTGACCCGACCCTATATTTTTATCCCACATTTCTTTTCATGACCTCAGAAAAAGACTGAGTCATATACATCTCAAACCATCAACATTGTGTCAAACTGTGAACTTTGATGTCCATGATCTAGAGTGATGTTATGATCCTCTTTAAgtcaaacaaaaaatctttaaagttcCTCTCAGTTTTAGAGATAAATGTCACTTTCAGGTGTGAAGATGGATGAGCTGGTTGCAGCACTGAAGAAGAAAGATGAGGACATGAGAGCGATGGAGGATCGATACAAGATGTACCTGGAGAAAGCCCGTGATGTACTTACAATAACTTCTGCTTTTAAATACATTCCGTTTTACCACTGACTGTCTTTAGCTCTGGTCTGTTACAGTTTTGTAGGCATTTTGAAGTCCTCTatatttttctgttattgaatCATGAACTTGATACATTGTCATACTCTGCACATCATATAGCTACAGACTTAACCAGCCAATATATGCATTCTTGCATAATTTTAAGCTCTTTTACGTGCTTTATTATAAAAGAGTTATTACTCATAAATTCCAATGATTATACATCATATTGTGCATTTCTAAGTGATTCGAGCTCTGGACCCCAAGCTAAATCCAGCCTCAGCAGAGATTCAGTCACTGAAAGTGCAGCTCtctgagaaagagaagaaaatcaTTGCTCTGGAGGTAGAGCTGCCATCTCTTCtctgttttacatgttatttgcAT
The sequence above is drawn from the Cyprinus carpio isolate SPL01 chromosome B20, ASM1834038v1, whole genome shotgun sequence genome and encodes:
- the hook1 gene encoding protein Hook homolog 1 isoform X3, yielding MSQALHQIDPSWFNESWLARIKEDVGDNVRLKMNNLKKILQMIVDYYNENQQSADVHTNVLAQQITDFPLPDLMRVVEQSDQVELGRLLQLILGCAVKCDRKQEYIQIIMTLEESVQHVVMTAIQELMSKETMSQLGTEHPGDVEQQLKKALGDLTEVMAEKEELAQRCQELDMQVTMLQEERNSLLAENDLLTDRASQLDTFDDPSTPSGRKHSQLQLQLEQLQEETFRLEAAKDDYRIHCEELEKQLVELQHRNDELTSLAEESRSLKDELDILRSCSDRAVKLEASVETYRKKLEDLSDLRRQVKVLEEKNMTYMHNTVSLEEELRKANAARAQLETYKRQGQELHRKLSDESRRADNLAFEMKKFQEKYDTLLKEKERISIERDTLREINEELRCTQAQQAQLLQAGKYQTGSPSHDNLAAEMLPIEYREKFIRLQHENKMLQLQQEESENERITELQELLEESRRGRSQLDTENRLNRERISELQQQVEDLQKALQTQGAKPEDSHLKRKLDAHMVQLNEAQDEIMKKKELLEDLQPDATQTSVKMDELVAALKKKDEDMRAMEDRYKMYLEKARDVIRALDPKLNPASAEIQSLKVQLSEKEKKIIALERECEQAKLREYEEKLIVTAWYNKSLNFQKMAIESRLSGRSTSLVPPGQSFLAQQRQVTNARRTMSINVPATSSK
- the hook1 gene encoding protein Hook homolog 1 isoform X1, which produces MDLNKTVLCESLIIWLQTFKTAAPCKTVEDLTSGAAMSQALHQIDPSWFNESWLARIKEDVGDNVRLKMNNLKKILQMIVDYYNENQQSADVHTNVLAQQITDFPLPDLMRVVEQSDQVELGRLLQLILGCAVKCDRKQEYIQIIMTLEESVQHVVMTAIQELMSKETMSQLGTEHPGDVEQQLKKALGDLTEVMAEKEELAQRCQELDMQVTMLQEERNSLLAENDLLTDRASQLDTFDDPSTPSGRKHSQLQLQLEQLQEETFRLEAAKDDYRIHCEELEKQLVELQHRNDELTSLAEESRSLKDELDILRSCSDRAVKLEASVETYRKKLEDLSDLRRQVKVLEEKNMTYMHNTVSLEEELRKANAARAQLETYKRQGQELHRKLSDESRRADNLAFEMKKFQEKYDTLLKEKERISIERDTLREINEELRCTQAQQAQLLQAGKYQTGSPSHDNLAAEMLPIEYREKFIRLQHENKMLQLQQEESENERITELQELLEESRRGRSQLDTENRLNRERISELQQQVEDLQKALQTQGAKPEDSHLKRKLDAHMVQLNEAQDEIMKKKELLEDLQPDATQTSVKMDELVAALKKKDEDMRAMEDRYKMYLEKARDVIRALDPKLNPASAEIQSLKVQLSEKEKKIIALERECEQAKLREYEEKLIVTAWYNKSLNFQKMAIESRLSGRSTSLVPPGQSFLAQQRQVTNARRTMSINVPATSSK
- the hook1 gene encoding protein Hook homolog 1 isoform X2, whose product is MDLNKTVLCESLIIWLQTFKTAAPCKTVEDLTSGAAMSQALHQIDPSWFNESWLARIKEDVGDNVRLKMNNLKKILQMIVDYYNEVLAQQITDFPLPDLMRVVEQSDQVELGRLLQLILGCAVKCDRKQEYIQIIMTLEESVQHVVMTAIQELMSKETMSQLGTEHPGDVEQQLKKALGDLTEVMAEKEELAQRCQELDMQVTMLQEERNSLLAENDLLTDRASQLDTFDDPSTPSGRKHSQLQLQLEQLQEETFRLEAAKDDYRIHCEELEKQLVELQHRNDELTSLAEESRSLKDELDILRSCSDRAVKLEASVETYRKKLEDLSDLRRQVKVLEEKNMTYMHNTVSLEEELRKANAARAQLETYKRQGQELHRKLSDESRRADNLAFEMKKFQEKYDTLLKEKERISIERDTLREINEELRCTQAQQAQLLQAGKYQTGSPSHDNLAAEMLPIEYREKFIRLQHENKMLQLQQEESENERITELQELLEESRRGRSQLDTENRLNRERISELQQQVEDLQKALQTQGAKPEDSHLKRKLDAHMVQLNEAQDEIMKKKELLEDLQPDATQTSVKMDELVAALKKKDEDMRAMEDRYKMYLEKARDVIRALDPKLNPASAEIQSLKVQLSEKEKKIIALERECEQAKLREYEEKLIVTAWYNKSLNFQKMAIESRLSGRSTSLVPPGQSFLAQQRQVTNARRTMSINVPATSSK